Genomic DNA from Carnobacterium divergens DSM 20623:
TTCAAGCGACACTTACATTGAAAAAGAATCAAGTGTAAACGATGAAATCGATAAATTACGTCACTCAGCAACGAGCGCTTTATTAGAACGACGAGACGTTATTGTGGTGGCTTCGGTTTCTTGTATTTACGGACTAGTAAACCCTGTTGATTACAAAGAGCATGTTCTTTCACTAAGACAAGGTGCTGAAATGGACCGTAATGAATTGTTACGCCGTTTAGTAGAAATGCAGTTTGAACGAAATGATATAGACTTTCAGCGTGGGAGATTCAGAGTGCGCGGCGATGTTGTCGAAATATTTTTGGCTTCAAGAGACAGTGAAGCCATTCGGGTTGAATTTTTTGGCGATGAAATTGAACGGATTCGCGAAGTAGATGTGTTAACGGGAGAAGTAAAAGCGGATATTGAACACGTTCCTGTTTTTCCAGCAACTCATTTTATTAAAAATGAAGATCAAACACGAGAGGCCGTTGCAAAAATACAATCAGAGTTAGAAGAACGCTTAGCCGAATTAAGGAGTCAAGATTTGCTAGTAGAGGCTCAGCGCTTAGAACAACGAACAAAATATGACATTGAAATGATGTTGGAAATGGGCTATTGTTCAGGAATTGAAAACTACTCTCGACATATGGACGGCCGTGAAAAAGGAGAACCACCCTATACTTTAATCGATTTCTTCCCAGATGACTTTTTAATTGTTATTGATGAATCTCATATCACGATGTCGCAAATTAGAGGAATGTTTAATGGTGACCAAGCGAGAAAACAGCGCTTGATTGATTATGGTTTTCGCTTGCCAAGTGCATTAGATAACCGCCCATTGAGATTAGAAGAGTTTGAAGAACATGTCAATCAAATTATGTATATTTCAGCGACACCAGGGCCTTACGAACTTGAGCACACACCAGAGGTCGTTCAGCAAATTATTCGCCCAACTGGACTCCTTGATCCAGTGATTGAAGTGCGTCCAATTATTGGACAAATTGATGATTTGATTGGTGAAATCAATGAACGCAGTGAACGGAATGAACGTGTATTTATCACGACATTAACTAAAAAAATGTCAGAAGATTTAACAAATTATTTAAAAGAAGTAGGAATCAAAGTAAAATATCTGCATAGTGATATTAAAACACTTGAACGAACTGAAATTATTCGTGATTTGCGCTTAGGTGAATTTGATGTATTGATCGGAATCAACTTATTACGTGAAGGAATCGATGTCCCTGAAGTTTCATTAGTAGCGATATTAGATGCTGATAAAGAAGGTTTTTTACGAAGCGAACGTTCACTTGTGCAAACAATTGGCCGAGCAGCACGGAATTCAAACGGAAAAGTTATTATGTATGCAGACAATATGACGGAATCAATGAAGGGCGCGATTGGTGAAACGG
This window encodes:
- the uvrB gene encoding excinuclease ABC subunit UvrB — its product is MPKDTFELVSKYKPSGDQPEAIRLLTEGINAGKKEQTLLGATGTGKTFTVSNVIQEVNKPTLVIAHNKTLAGQLYGEFKEFFPNNAVEYFVSYYDYYQPEAYVPSSDTYIEKESSVNDEIDKLRHSATSALLERRDVIVVASVSCIYGLVNPVDYKEHVLSLRQGAEMDRNELLRRLVEMQFERNDIDFQRGRFRVRGDVVEIFLASRDSEAIRVEFFGDEIERIREVDVLTGEVKADIEHVPVFPATHFIKNEDQTREAVAKIQSELEERLAELRSQDLLVEAQRLEQRTKYDIEMMLEMGYCSGIENYSRHMDGREKGEPPYTLIDFFPDDFLIVIDESHITMSQIRGMFNGDQARKQRLIDYGFRLPSALDNRPLRLEEFEEHVNQIMYISATPGPYELEHTPEVVQQIIRPTGLLDPVIEVRPIIGQIDDLIGEINERSERNERVFITTLTKKMSEDLTNYLKEVGIKVKYLHSDIKTLERTEIIRDLRLGEFDVLIGINLLREGIDVPEVSLVAILDADKEGFLRSERSLVQTIGRAARNSNGKVIMYADNMTESMKGAIGETERRRATQIAYNKEHGIEPQTIIKEIRDLISITKAVDDPEDYDIAASMVDKLTQAERKELITKMEMEMRAAAKELDFEKAANLRDIVLELKAK